The DNA sequence CTGCCCGAAGGCCTCACCTTCGATCCGGCGTGCTCCGCCGAGGAGCTGACCGAGGCCGTGTCGGCCGTGTCCGCCTCCTACGCCCCCGAGTGCCTGGCCGCCTGCGAGCTGGCCTTCCACTGCCGGGACCGGTCGCGCGGGGCCGGCGAGGTGACCGTGCTCGGCCGCTCCGTACGGGGTGAACTGGGCGGGCTGACCACGATCGAGGCCGCCCTCGCGGCGGCCGCGGGCGCCGCGGCTCCCGAGGACACGGACCCCGAGGACCCCACGGCCGCCGCGCTGCGCCGGGCCGCCCGGCTGCGCGCCGAGGCGCTGGAGCAGGCCCCCGCCCGCATCCGCACGGAGGCCGCCGCATGTCCCTGCTGAACACCCTGGCCCGGCTGGAGGCCGTCCGCGCCGGGCGGGCCCAGCCGCTGGCGACCGTACGGCACCGGCACCTGTCCGAGCGGCCGCTGGTCTTCGTCCCGCTGACCACGGCGGGCGAGGCCGGGGCTCCGCTCGGCGCCATGATCGGCACCGATCCGGACCGGCCGCACGTCCTGGCCATACCGCAGCCGCGCGACCGGGATCTGCGGTGGGAGTTCCTGGCGGAGCTGGCCGGGCACGTGGTCCCGTACGTCGAGGGCTACGCGGACGCCGTCGAGCCGGTGGAGCGCACCGAGACCGACCCGGAGACGGGCAAGCGGGTCAAGGTGGAGGCCGAGCTGTGCCTGGACGCGCCGCAGCTGATCGTGCCGAGCCGCGCGGGCATCGAGTACGTCCGGCTGCTGGGGCGGTCCATGCGGTTCCGGCGGACCGCCGAGGAGGACCCCGAGCACCCGTATCCGGCGCCCGCGCAGGTGCCGCTGCTGGGGCGCTGGTTCACGCACCTCGCCGAGCGCTCGCGGGTGCCCGGTTCCTCGATGCTGCTGTCGGCGACGGACCTGCTGTCGCGGCACTGGGCGACCGGTCAGAGCAATCTGGAGGACCAGCACCTGGGCGCCCTGCTGGCGTGGATCGACCCGCCGGAGGGGGAGTCCGGCGCCGAGCGGGCGCTGCGCGCGGAGCTCGGCCGGGATCCGCAGGGCCTGCTGCTGTTCCCGCCGGCCGGTCCGGCCACCGATCCGGCCTTCGACAACAAGCTGCTGGCCCCGGCGATCGCGAAGTTCGACGCGGCGCGGGCGGCTGAGGCCGCGGCCACGGGCGGGAACGGCGACGGCCGGCGCGCGGCCGCCGAGCAGGCGGTCCGGCGGCTGGTCGTGGAGCAGATGGAGGGCACCTGGCGGGCGGTCTGGGAATCGATCGCCCTGCTGCGCGAACTGCCCCCGGGTCAGCGGACCGAGGACCGCTGGACCGGTGACCGCTGGTCCTACACCGGCCACCGGGACCGGGTCCGGGCGGGCGAGGGCCCGCAGCCGCGCCGCGATGACGCGGTGACGGCCGCGCGCAAGCTCGCGACGCGGGAGACCGAGCAGGTGCGGCTCGACGCCCAGGAGGCGCTGGACGACCTGCTGGTGATGGCGGGGCGGCGGCTCTCGGGCGAGGCCTTCGCCGGGGAGGTCACCGAGGTGGTCATGGAGTGGACGGAGTCGAAGCGGCCGAGTCCGCGCCCGCTGGTGTGGGTGGCCACGGAGGACCGGCCGCAGCTCACCGACGGCGGCGAAGGCGGCAGCGGGGGCGGGGGCGGTCCGAAGGTGTACCGCTCGCTCGACGGGCGCCCGCAGAGCGCGCAGTTCGTGCGCCGGGAGGAGGACGGCCGGCTCGTGCTGCGCGTCCTCGACAAGATGGGCCGCGGCAAGGACCCGGAGCCGGGCTCGGTGCCGGAGAAGGGCGACCGGGTGTGCTGGACCCTGTTCGAGCACGATGCGCGCGGCGGCCCGAAACTGCCGGACGCCGAGCGGACCCCGTGGACCCACGGCGGGCCGCCCGCGCACCTGACCGGTGACGCCCCCGCGCTGCCGCTGCCCGACCCCGTGACCGCCGAGGACCTCCTGTGAGCACCGCGAGCACCGCTTTCGATCCGGGCGCGGCCGCCGGCCGGGCCACCGACGCCATCCTGCGCGACACCCTGCACGGCGGGGCCCGGGGCGTGGTCGTCGACTCCCCGCCCGGGGCCGGGAAGTCCACCCTGGTGGTGCGGGCGGCCCGGGACCTGGCGGCGGCCGGGCGCCGGCTGATGGTGGTCGCGCAGACCAATGCGCAGGTCGACGACCTGGTGCTGCGGCTGCACGCGAAGGATCCGGAGCTGAAGGTGGGCCGGCTGCACAGCAGCGAGGGCGACGCCTACGATCCGGCCCTGCGCGAGCTGGACTCGGTGGTCCTCTCGGCGAAGCCGGGGGACCTCGCGGGGCTGCCCATCACCATCTCGACGGCGGCCAAGTGGGCGTGGGTCAAGGACGTGGAGCCCTGGGAGCACGCCATCGTGGACGAGGCGTACCAGATGCGTTCGGACGCGCTGCTGGCCGTGGCCGGGTTGTTCGACCGGGCGCTGTTCGTGGGCGACCCGGGGCAGCTCGACCCCTTCAGCGTGGTCGGCGCGGAGCAGTGGGCGGGCCTGTCCTACGATCCTTCGGCGTCGGCGGTGTCCACCCTCCTCGCGCACAACCCGGACCTGCCGCAGCACCGGCTGCCCGTGTCCTGGCGGCTGCCGGCTTCGGCCGCGCCGCTGGTCTCCCGGGCGTTCTACCCGTACACGCGGTTCCGCAGCGGTACGGGCCCGGGCGAGCGGCGGATGTCCTACGGGGTCGCGGGCGACGGCTCGGGCCCCGACCGGGTGCTGGACGAGGCCGCCGAGTCGGGGTGGGGGCTGCTGGAGCTGCCGGCCCGGCACACCCCGCGCACCGACCCGGAGGCGGTCCGGGCGGTGGCCCTGGTGGTGCGCCGGGCGCTGGACCGGGGTGCGGTGACGGTGGACGAGCAGCCGGGCGGCCCGTCCCCGCTGACGGCGGACCGGATCGCGGTGGGCACCGCCCACCGGGACCAGGCGGCGGCGGTTCGGGGGGCGCTGTCCGCACTCGGGGTCACGGGGGTCACCGTGGACACGGCAAACAGGCTCCAGGGCCGCGAGTACGACCTCACGGTGGTCCTGCACCCCCTGTCGGGCCGCCCGGACGCGACCGCGTTCCACCTGGAGACGGGCCGGCTCTGCGTCCTGGCCTCCCGGCACCGGCACGCCTGCGTGGTGGTGGCCCGGGCGGGGATAGCGGAGCTCCTGGACGCCCACCCGTCCTCGGAACCGGTGCAGTTGGGTGTGACGATGAAGTTCCCCGACGGCTGGGAGGCGAACCACTCGGTCCTGGCACACCTGGCCGAACACCGGGTGGTCTGGCGGCCGTAGCCCGGCGGCTCAGCGGGTCTTGCGTTCCACGCCGAGGCGGGTGCGGAGCAGTTCGCCCACCTCGGCGAAGGTGCGCAGCTGCTCCGGGGTCAGGATGTCGATCAGGTGGCGGCGCACCGATTCCACGTGGAGCGGGGCGGCCGTCATGATCGTGGTGACGCCCTGCTCGGTGAGCACCACTTCGGCGCCGCGGCCGTCGTCGGCCACCTCCTCGCGGCGGACGATGCCCCGCTGCTCCATCCGGGTGAGCTGGTGGGAGAGCCGGCTGCGGGACCACTGCATGAGGACGGCGAGGGCGCTGATGCGCATGCGGTGGCCGTCGGTGGAGCCGAGCACCGACAGGACGTCGTAGTCGGCTTCGGAGAGCCCGCTGTCCTGGGTCAGATCGCGCGCGATATCGGCGTTGACCAGGGGGAACATCCGCCGCCAGGCGTACCAGGCCTGCTGTTCGGGCTCGCTGAGCCAGCGCGGTGCGCTCCCGGTCTCGTTTTCGGTCATGGTCGAAGTCTAGACCGGTACGTGACACGTCACCTATCTGGTTGACACGTCACTCACTTCTGCGCTCTCATAGGTGACACGTCAACAAAACCATCTCCACACAACCGCCCCGGCCGCGAGGAGCCCGTCATGAACTCCCACCCGATCCGCCTGCACGTCATCTCCGCCTCCGTGCGCCCCACCTCCGCCGCCCGCCCCCTGGCCCGCTGGGCCGCCGGCCAGGCAGGCGCACACGAGGCGGGACGCTTCGAGGTCACCCCCGTCGACCTCGCCGAGATCGCCCTGCCCTTCCTGGACGAGCCCGAATACGCCTCCACCGGGATCTACGCCCACCCCCACACCCGCGCGTGGAGCGCCCTGGTCGACTCCGCCGACGCCTTCCTCTTCGTCCTGCCGATGTACAACGGCGGCTTCACCGCCCCCTTCAAGAACGCCATCGACTTCCTCTACGGCGAATGGCAGGGCAAGCCCGCCGGGCTGCTCTCCTACAGCGCGGGCGGCTCCGGCGGCGCCCCGGCCGGCCGGATGCTGCGGCCGGTGCTGGAGGCCGTCGGCATGGTGCCCGCCGAGGCCTCGGTGGCCGTCCCGGGCATCGGCGGGCTGGTCACGGCCGAGGGGTTCCGGGCACCGGAGGGCCTCGCGGGCGAGCTCGCCGCCGTACTGGACGAGCTCGCCGCCCTGGCGAGGACCCCGGTCAGCGCGTGACAGGGGGCCGTCAGCGCGTGACGAGGGCGCCCGTCAGGTGGTCGTACGCGGCGTGCGCGTGCAGCCGTACGCCCGTGATCAGGGTGTCGTCGTCGGCGTAGAAGGCGGGGTGGTGGTTGCCCACCAGACCCCGGCCGCCGGGAACGGCCACCGGTTCGCCGCCCGCCGGGTCCAGGGCGGTGTCCTGGACGCCGAGCATCACGTACAGCCCGCCGAAGCGGGTGATGAATTCGGAGACGTCGTCGTAGCCGAGCGTGCCCCCG is a window from the Streptomyces sp. NBC_01244 genome containing:
- a CDS encoding MarR family winged helix-turn-helix transcriptional regulator; this translates as MTENETGSAPRWLSEPEQQAWYAWRRMFPLVNADIARDLTQDSGLSEADYDVLSVLGSTDGHRMRISALAVLMQWSRSRLSHQLTRMEQRGIVRREEVADDGRGAEVVLTEQGVTTIMTAAPLHVESVRRHLIDILTPEQLRTFAEVGELLRTRLGVERKTR
- a CDS encoding NADPH-dependent FMN reductase, which produces MNSHPIRLHVISASVRPTSAARPLARWAAGQAGAHEAGRFEVTPVDLAEIALPFLDEPEYASTGIYAHPHTRAWSALVDSADAFLFVLPMYNGGFTAPFKNAIDFLYGEWQGKPAGLLSYSAGGSGGAPAGRMLRPVLEAVGMVPAEASVAVPGIGGLVTAEGFRAPEGLAGELAAVLDELAALARTPVSA
- a CDS encoding AAA domain-containing protein, whose amino-acid sequence is MSTASTAFDPGAAAGRATDAILRDTLHGGARGVVVDSPPGAGKSTLVVRAARDLAAAGRRLMVVAQTNAQVDDLVLRLHAKDPELKVGRLHSSEGDAYDPALRELDSVVLSAKPGDLAGLPITISTAAKWAWVKDVEPWEHAIVDEAYQMRSDALLAVAGLFDRALFVGDPGQLDPFSVVGAEQWAGLSYDPSASAVSTLLAHNPDLPQHRLPVSWRLPASAAPLVSRAFYPYTRFRSGTGPGERRMSYGVAGDGSGPDRVLDEAAESGWGLLELPARHTPRTDPEAVRAVALVVRRALDRGAVTVDEQPGGPSPLTADRIAVGTAHRDQAAAVRGALSALGVTGVTVDTANRLQGREYDLTVVLHPLSGRPDATAFHLETGRLCVLASRHRHACVVVARAGIAELLDAHPSSEPVQLGVTMKFPDGWEANHSVLAHLAEHRVVWRP